The Bos taurus isolate L1 Dominette 01449 registration number 42190680 breed Hereford chromosome 18, ARS-UCD2.0, whole genome shotgun sequence genome has a window encoding:
- the CTRB2 gene encoding chymotrypsinogen B2 precursor: MAPLWLLSCFALVGAAFGCGVPAIQPVLSGLARIVNGEDAVPGSWPWQVSLQDSTGFHFCGGSLISEDWVVTAAHCGVTTSDVVVAGEFDQGLQTEDTQVLKIGKVFKNPKFSILTVRNDITLLKLATPAQFSETVSAVCLPSADEDFPAGMLCATTGWGKTKYNALKTPDKLQQATLPIVSNTDCRKYWGSRVTDVMICAGASGVSSCMGDSGGPLVCQKNGAWTLAGIVSWGSSTCSTSTPAVYARVTALMPWVQETLAAN; this comes from the exons ATGGCCCCTCTCTGGCTCCTCTCCTGTTTTGCCCTTGTAGGGGCCGCCTTCG GCTGCGGAGTCCCCGCCATCCAGCCTGTGCTGAGTGGCCTCGCCAGGATCGTCAACGGGGAGGACGCCGTGCCCGGCTCCTGGCCCTGGCAGGTGTCCCTGCAG GACAGCACCGGCTTCCACTTCTGCGGGGGCTCCCTCATCAGTGAGGACTGGGTGGTCACCGCCGCCCACTGCGGGGTCAC AACCTCTGACGTGGTTGTGGCCGGGGAGTTTGATCAGGGCTTACAGACCGAGGACACCCAGGTCCTGAAGATTGGCAAG GTTTTCAAGAACCCCAAGTTCAGCATTCTCACAGTCCGCAATGACATCACCCTGCTGAAGCTGGCCACGCCCGCGCAGTTCTCAGAGACCGTGTCGGCCGTGTGCTTGCCCAGTGCCGACGAGGACTTCCCCGCTGGGATGCTGTGCGCCACCACGGGCTGGGGCAAGACCAAGTATAACG CCCTCAAGACCCCTGACAAGCTGCAGCAGGCCACCCTGCCCATCGTGTCCAACACCGACTGCAGGAAGTACTGGGGCAGCAGGGTCACCGATGTGATGATCTGTGCGGGGGCCAGCGGCGTCTCCTCCTGCATG GGCGACTCTGGCGGCCCCCTGGTCTGCCAGAAGAACGGAGCCTGGACCCTGGCGGGCATCGTGTCCTGGGGCAGCAGCACGTGCTCCACGTCCACGCCCGCCGTGTACGCCCGCGTCACTGCACTTATGCCGTgggtgcaggagaccctggctgcCAACTGA